A region of Desulfuromonas thiophila DNA encodes the following proteins:
- a CDS encoding Fur family transcriptional regulator, with the protein MSQQLFEQLLEEHCLKATAQRRDIYAEILAMDEHFDVDTLLFRLKDQGKKISKATIYRTLQLLLEYGLIKKTPLSPDGAEALYGACPEGCPSDNLVCVECGKVVRFNKDDVCRLCHQIAGQHGFVASSHCLNIFALCPACQQLQATALEGEPSHAQA; encoded by the coding sequence ATGTCGCAACAGCTTTTCGAACAGCTTCTGGAGGAACACTGCCTCAAGGCTACGGCTCAGCGGCGCGACATCTACGCCGAGATTCTGGCCATGGACGAGCACTTCGATGTCGACACCCTGCTGTTTCGCCTTAAGGACCAGGGTAAAAAAATCTCCAAGGCCACCATCTACCGCACCCTGCAACTGCTGCTGGAATACGGTCTGATCAAGAAAACACCGCTGTCACCTGACGGCGCCGAGGCGCTCTACGGCGCCTGCCCGGAAGGCTGCCCCAGCGATAATCTGGTCTGTGTCGAATGCGGCAAGGTGGTGCGCTTCAACAAGGACGATGTCTGCCGGTTGTGCCACCAGATCGCCGGCCAGCACGGCTTTGTCGCCTCGTCGCACTGCCTCAACATCTTCGCCCTCTGTCCGGCCTGTCAGCAACTGCAGGCCACCGCCCTGGAAGGAGAACCCAGCCATGCACAAGCGTGA
- a CDS encoding HD domain-containing protein yields MTYQERKGQLVKALADFFEQDYRRIGHAIEVLQEAEKLLTEHPGADAEVLLASALLHDVGIKPSEERLGYNNGQTQEELGPPVASRILQHCGFTSCKIPLVAAIIGNHHSPSRIAAVELEILKQADRVVNRRSA; encoded by the coding sequence ATGACCTACCAGGAACGTAAAGGCCAGCTGGTCAAGGCACTGGCCGATTTCTTTGAACAGGATTATCGCCGCATCGGCCATGCCATCGAGGTCTTGCAGGAAGCGGAAAAGCTGCTGACCGAGCATCCCGGCGCCGACGCCGAGGTGCTGCTGGCCAGTGCCTTGCTGCACGATGTCGGCATCAAGCCATCGGAGGAGCGCCTGGGTTACAATAACGGCCAGACCCAGGAGGAGCTGGGGCCACCGGTGGCCAGCCGCATCCTGCAGCATTGCGGATTCACCAGCTGCAAGATTCCGCTGGTGGCGGCCATCATCGGCAATCATCATTCGCCCTCGCGCATCGCCGCGGTTGAGCTGGAGATTCTCAAACAGGCCGACCGCGTGGTCAACCGGCGGTCAGCCTGA
- a CDS encoding YkgJ family cysteine cluster protein: MPAPNPPLTTRARSAHQLLDAIIGQWRNECASQGSRLYCHPGCAGCCSLQVQASWAEALLLAEALTETEQRQLRGYVRRLLALTRQQRDYKQLLAQVRQQLGSCPFLAADGRCAHYSRRPLACRALYATREPHYCTLDFSRLSSAEKQTFLASLDRRLVDFPTHYAAAPRQFAASLEQQLLQHQQQWTGHRLLGNLPLLVCLAGRPRLRAALQQHATGWLGRLQRRWPLLLAANSNSADADSLPRQHFSP, translated from the coding sequence ATGCCGGCACCGAACCCTCCGTTGACAACGCGGGCGCGCTCGGCCCACCAGCTGCTCGACGCCATTATCGGCCAGTGGCGGAATGAATGTGCCTCTCAGGGCAGCCGCCTGTATTGCCATCCCGGCTGCGCCGGCTGTTGCAGCCTGCAGGTACAGGCCAGCTGGGCCGAAGCCCTGCTGCTGGCCGAGGCCCTGACCGAAACCGAACAGCGACAACTGCGCGGCTACGTCCGCCGCCTGCTGGCGCTGACGCGCCAGCAGCGCGACTATAAACAGCTGCTGGCCCAGGTGCGGCAGCAACTCGGCAGCTGTCCTTTTCTGGCCGCCGACGGCCGCTGCGCCCATTATTCCCGGCGACCGCTGGCCTGCCGCGCCCTCTACGCCACCCGCGAGCCGCACTATTGCACCCTGGATTTCAGCCGTCTCTCCAGCGCCGAAAAACAGACCTTCCTGGCCAGCCTTGACCGTCGTCTGGTCGACTTCCCCACCCATTACGCCGCCGCTCCGCGCCAGTTCGCCGCCAGCCTCGAACAGCAGCTGCTGCAGCATCAGCAGCAATGGACGGGTCACCGTCTGCTCGGCAACCTGCCACTGCTGGTCTGTCTGGCCGGCCGACCCCGCCTGCGCGCCGCCCTGCAGCAACACGCGACCGGCTGGCTCGGGCGATTGCAGCGCCGCTGGCCCCTGCTGCTGGCGGCCAACAGCAACTCAGCCGATGCCGATTCTCTGCCCCGCCAGCATTTTTCTCCTTGA